CGGCTACGACGCCGTGCAGATGCGCGACGTGGCGGCCCGCGCCAACGTCGCCCTCGGCACCATCTACCGCTACTTCTCGTCGAAGGACTCGCTGCTGGCCTCGGCGATGGTCGAGTGGGTGGCCGACCTGGAGAAGACCGTGCTGGCCCGTCCACCTGCCGGCGGGAGCACCGGCGACCGGGTGATGGACGTGCTCGACCGGGCGTTGCGGGCCATGGACCGCCAGCCCCAGCTCACCAGCGCGGTGGTGACGGCTCTGACGTCGGGCGACCCGGCCGGCGTCGAGGCGATGGACGGGATGACCAGCGCCCTCGCCCGCATCATGCGACCGGCGTTCCCCGACAGCGTCGACCCGGCCGAGGAGGCCGCGGTCACCAAGGTGCTGGGCCACGTGTGGTGGTCCTGCCTGATCAGCTGGGCCAACGGCATGGGCGACATGGCCTGGGTGTCGGACGAGCTGCGGGAGGCCGCCGACCTCCTCACCCCCGGCTTCGACTGAGGGTCGAGCGAGGGGGCGGGAGGCCGACGGCGGTTCGAGCGGTTCAGCCGCCGCAGTGGTCCTCGTAGCCGGGCAGCACCCCGTAGGACCAGGTGCCGTCGGCGTTGGGCTCGACGCTGGCAGCCACGCGGATCAGATCGGCCTTGGAGACCTGCCAGGCCGTGACCACGATCGTCTCGCCGTCGACGTCGAAGGTGACGGAGCCCATGTGGGCCATGGCGCCCTGCATGGCTCGGTAGCGGCCGGGGCGGTCGCCGACCTGGACCGCCTCGTCGGAGGGATCAGCGCCTGGCGCCGGCCGGTGCACCACGATGGCGAGCTGGTCGGCCCAGCTGGGGTCGATCGGCTCGGTGGCCAGCTGCATCGAGATGTAGGAGCGGCCCAGGCTGTCGGCCGGGGCGGTGGACGGCGGGACGGGGTCGCTCGGGACCGTGGGGGGCGGCTCGGTGCCACCCAGCGGCGTGGTGGTGACGGTCCACTCGGCGCAGCTCGCCGGCTGGAGGTCCGTGACCGCGGCCCCTGGCTCAGTGGCGTCCGGCTCGGTGCCCGGCCCGGCGGTGGTGTCGTCGGCGGGGGAGGAGCCGTCCCGGGACGACACGGCCACCGCGGCGGCGAGGCCTCCCACCGCGACCACCGCTGCCGCGGCGAGCAGCGCCCGCCGGGCGACCGGTGCCCGCCGGGCCGGGGACGCCACCAGCGGCACCAGGGCGACCGGCGTCGGGTCCCAATCGGCCTGGGCGTCGTCGCCGTCGGCCATCCGCTCGGCGCGGGCGGCCAGCGTGCGGCGCAGGCGGTTCTCCGCCTCCTCCGGGGTGAGCAGGTCGTTCACGGGGTCATCTCCTTGCGCAGGGCGGTGAGCGCCCGGTGGATGCGGGTGCGGACGGTGGCGGGCCGGCACCCCATGACCTGGGCGATCTCGTCGACCGCCAGGTCCTCGTAGTAGCGGAGCACGAGCGCCACCCGCTGGTCGCGGGGCAGGCGGTCGAGCAGCGCCCAGGTCTCGTCGAGCTCGGGCGGGTCGACCCAGCCACCCACCCGCGGCTCGCGCTCGCGGGCCATCGCCGATCGCGACCGCCAGGCGAGGCAGAGGTTCACGACCGTGCGCCGCAGGTAGGCCGCGGGTACGTCGAGGGACCGCCAGCGGCCGTGGACGCGGAGGAACGCGTCGTGCACGATCTCCTCCGCCACGGCGGCCTGACCGGTCATCAGGTAGGCCACCCGACGAAGGCGATCCCGCTGGTCGCGGTAGAGGGCGCTGAAGTCGTCCTCGACCCCGGTGTCGGTCCGTCTCGAGCTGGTTCCCGTCATCACACCCTCATAGATCGGTGGGACAGCCGATCCGTTCCCTGGGAAGGACCACGTCGTCGCCGGCTCGACCATCATCCGGCATAGGGAGGCTCGCCGAGGACCGGGTCGGCCGCCGGCGGGAGCGGGAGCCCCGGCGTGGTGACGGGCGGGGCCGGTGTCGTGACGGTCGGCGGCGGCGCGGTCGGGTCGGGCGCCGTTGCGGGCGTCGTGACGGTCGGCGGCGGCCCCGTGGGGTCGGGTGTCGTGACGGTCGGCGGCGGCACCGTCGTCGGCGCGTGGGGGTCGTCGTCGGCCGCGCTGCTGCCGGCGAACAGGCCGATGCCGGCCGCCGTGACGGCGGTGACGGCGGCGGTGATGGCCAGCGTGCGGCAGGCGCGGGCCCGGGGTCCGTTGTCCAATGTGCGCTCCTCGTGGGTGGTTCCACAGCCGTTTCGCCGCGGTACCGAGTACTGATCGACGAGGGCCGCGTTCTGTTCCCCGGGCCGGGTTGACACCCACTGACCCGAGGGTCAAGAGTCACGGGAGCCGGGTCACGTCCGTCCCCGGTGACGATCCATCCAAGGGGGACCCCAATGCGTGCCGCTGTGCTCCGCAACACTGGTGACGAGCAGCTGGAGCTGCGGGACGACGTCGAACTGGTCGACGTCGGTCCCGGCCAGGTGAAGGTGAAGATCGAGGCGACGGGCGTGTGCCACTCGGACGTGTCGGGCATGTCGGGCCTGATCCCGCAGCCGGTGCCGTTCGTGCCGGGCCACGAGGGCGCGGGCGTGGTGACCGAGGTGGGCCCGGACGTCACCAGCGTCAAGGAAGGCGACCACGTGATCGTGGCGTGGAGCCCGCCCTGCGGCCAGTGCAACTTCTGCGTGAAGCACCACCAGCCGCACCTGTGCGTGAACATCCAGTTCGCGGTGGCCGGGGTGCCCAACTTCCGCATCGCCGGCGACCCCGTCTTCGGCTTCGCCGGCACGGGTACCTTCGCCGAGGAGGTGATCCTGCCGCACCAGGCCGCGATCGCCGTCGACAAGGACGTGCCGTTCGAGATCGCCTCGCTGGTGGGCTGCGGCGTGATGACGGGCGTGGGCGCAGCGCT
This sequence is a window from Acidimicrobiales bacterium. Protein-coding genes within it:
- a CDS encoding TetR family transcriptional regulator; its protein translation is MPGPDAPMVDTLTKSQAARRQRVIRASLDLAAEGGYDAVQMRDVAARANVALGTIYRYFSSKDSLLASAMVEWVADLEKTVLARPPAGGSTGDRVMDVLDRALRAMDRQPQLTSAVVTALTSGDPAGVEAMDGMTSALARIMRPAFPDSVDPAEEAAVTKVLGHVWWSCLISWANGMGDMAWVSDELREAADLLTPGFD
- a CDS encoding sigma-70 family RNA polymerase sigma factor, whose amino-acid sequence is MTGTSSRRTDTGVEDDFSALYRDQRDRLRRVAYLMTGQAAVAEEIVHDAFLRVHGRWRSLDVPAAYLRRTVVNLCLAWRSRSAMAREREPRVGGWVDPPELDETWALLDRLPRDQRVALVLRYYEDLAVDEIAQVMGCRPATVRTRIHRALTALRKEMTP